A single genomic interval of Rhea pennata isolate bPtePen1 chromosome 5, bPtePen1.pri, whole genome shotgun sequence harbors:
- the FADS1 gene encoding acyl-CoA (8-3)-desaturase translates to MEEPAPRRFTWAEVGLRTGRGPPPQERWLVIDRKVYDISRFCRRHPGGARVISHYAGQDATDPFIAFHLDKALVRKYMSPLLIGELAPDQPSFEPSKNKRLVEDFRELRATVEKMGLLNPNCMFFILHLCHILLLDVAAWLTIWYFGSSIVPFLFSALLLGIVQAQAGWLQHDFGHLSVFSKSKWNHWVHKFVIGHLKGAPASWWNHLHFQHHAKPNCFRKDPDVNMHPLFFALGKILSVELGVKKKKFMPYNHQHKYFFIIGPPALVPLYFQWYIFYFVIQRKQWVDLAWMLTFYIRFFLTYLPLLEVKGILGLFLLVRFIESNWFVWVTQMNHIPMHIDYDKNVDWFSTQLQATCNVHHSLFNDWFSGHLNFQIEHHLFPTMPRHNYWKVAPLVKSLCAKHGIEYQCKPLLTAFADIVHSLKDSGELWLDAYLHK, encoded by the exons ATGGaggagccggcgccgcggcgcttCACCTGGGCGGAGGTCGGGCTGCGcacgggccgggggccgccgccgcaggaGCGCTGGCTGGTGATCGACAGGAAGGTGTACGACATCAGCCGCTTCTGCCGGCGGCACCCGGGGGGCGCCCGCGTCATCAGCCACTACGCCGGGCAGGACGCCACG GATCCTTTCATAGCATTTCATCTTGACAAGGCACTGGTCAGAAAGTATATGAGTCCACTGTTGATTGGGGAACTAGCACCAGATCAACCCAGCTTTGAACCCAGCAAGAAT AAAAGACTGGTAGAAGACTTCCGGGAACTCCGTGCAACTGTTGAGAAGATGGGGCTTCTCAACCCCAACTGCATGTTTTTCATCCTGCATCTCTGTCACATCCTGCTGTTGGATGTTGCAGCCTGGCTCACCATCTGGTATTTCGGATCATCCATAGtgcctttcctcttctctgcatTACTTCTAGGCATCGTCCAG gCCCAGGCTGGCTGGCTTCAGCATGATTTTGGACATCTTTCAGTATTTAGCAAGTCCAAATGGAACCACTGGGTTCACAAATTTGTGATTGGCCATCTCAAG GGAGCACCAGCCAGCTGGTGGAATCACCTCCACTTCCAACACCATGCTAAACCCAACTGCTTCCGAAAGGACCCTGACGTTAACATGCACCCTTTATTTTTTGCCTtgggaaaaatactttctgtagAG CTTGgtgtaaagaagaagaaattcatgCCTTACAACCACCAGCACAAGtacttcttcatca TTGGTCCCCCAGCTCTGGTGCCTCTTTACTTCCAGTGGTATATATTCTACTTTGTGATACAGAGGAAACAGTGGGTG GACCTGGCCTGGATGCTGACCTTCTACATCCGATTCTTTCTCACCTACTTGCCCTTACTTGAGGTGAAAGGTATCCTGGGGCTTTTTCTATTAGTCAG GTTCATAGAGAGTAACTGGTTTGTCTGGGTTACACAAATGAATCACATCCCGATGCACATCGATTATGATAAGAATGTGGACTGGTTCTCTACCCAG CTCCAGGCAACCTGTAATGTTCATCACTCCTTATTCAATGATTGGTTTAGTGGACACCTGAACTTCCAAATCGAACACCA CCTTTTTCCCACAATGCCTCGACACAACTACTGGAAGGTGGCCCCCCTGGTGAAGTCGCTGTGTGCCAAACATGGCATTGAGTACCAGTGCAAGCCATTACTCACTGCCTTTGCAGACATTGTGCA CTCTCTGAAAGATTCGGGGGAACTCTGGCTTGATGCTTatctacataaataa